CTCTGGGTCCGGACTTCGGCCTTCCAGACGAGTTCGTCCGCTTCCACGCCGAAATCATCGTCCGTGGGCCGAGCGACGGCGAGGCGTATCCCGGGATCTCCGTGCTGCCGCTGGTTGTATACCATCAGGGCCCGTCCGTCCGCCAGGGCGGTCAGCGAGATGGACTGGCCCAGCGTGCCCGTGGAGCGGGTCGGCGTCCAGGTCAGCCCCCCGTCGTGGGACAGCGCGTACGCGTTGGGGTAATCCGGCTTGCCGTGCGGGGCGATATGCCAGCAAGCTCCGAGGAGCCGTCCGTCGGCCAGTTCCACGACCCAGGCCTCGGCGGCCGTCGATCCGGCATCGTCGAAACGCAGCATCGTTCCATGGGTCCACGATTTGCCCTGATCGGTGCTGCGCAGGTAGACCACCTGGTTTCGATCTACTTCCACGGAGGGATCGAAGGTGTTGTAAGGCGAATAGCAGCAGATCCAGGTCCCGTCGCGCGTCACGGTGAGCGCGCCGGGCGCCTCGGCCGAACCGGAGGCGGGCAGGACGATGGGCGCAGGGTCGGTCCAGGTCAGGCCCTGGTCCGCGGACGATGCCCAGAACATGGCGTTCTGCTTGATGCCCTGGGTCTCGTCCCGCCAGAACGATTCACCGGGCTCGTCGATGGGAATGCGGATACCCGAGATGAAGCAGGTGCCGTCCGGCGCCTGGCTGATCGACCCGATGTGCGCGAAATCATCGTGCAGATGGGGCCACAGGTAGACCGGCTTCGCCCACGTTCCGCCGCCGTCTTCAGAGCGGACGATGACCTGCTTGAAATCGTTCTGGCCGAGGGCTTCCTGGACGGCGAAGGAACAGACCAGGCCGCCATCCGCCGTGACCACGCAGCGGGAACAGGCCGCGACCGCGTCCGGACCGGTCGACGGCTGGCGGGCGATCATACCCTGGTCCAGTATTCTGAATGACATGGTGTATACCTCTAGTCGAATGTATAAACGAGTGGTCCGCCCGGCGCGCGATCGAGGCCGAGGACGATGGTGCCTGACCCGGTGCCATACGACGCCTTGTACCGCGCCTTGATCGGGTCGAGGATGAAGTGGTAGTCTTCCGTAGGGTAAGCCTCGCACGGGTCGCCGTCGGCGTCGTGGGCGATGGCGACATCGAGCTGTACGGGATCCGACTCCATGAAGGAATCGGCGGCGATCAGCGTAAACCGGTGCGCTTTGCACCCACCGCTATACGACACGGTAACTGCGAGCGTATCTCCCCTGACGGCGGCCTCGTTCAGTTCATAGTCATCGGTGCCCCACTGGGTGGTGGAACGGACGTCGCCGGGACTGAAGACGACGTTTCCGATCTTCGGGGCGTCGTCGAACGGGCCTTGATCAGGTGTCGTGGAAATGGGACTGTCCGCGTCGTTGCCGCAGGCCGCCGCACAAGCGACTGACAGAACCAGCCACAAGAGCCCGAGGTCCTTCAAGCCGGTGTTCCTTCCACTGAACCGCTATGCGAGGTCTGCGATTCCGCTACACCCGCCGGAACTTCTGAATCCGGTTGTGCGCGAAGGGTACTTCGCACACGTAGACGTCCCCGTGGGAATCCACCCAGATCCCGTGGGGTGCGTCCACAAACACCCCGTCTTTTTCGTCCCGGTTACCCCATTGCGACAGTACCTCGCCGTCCAGGTTGAGGATGCTGACCCTTCCCGGTGCCTCAGCAAGATACACCACATCATCCGGGTCGATGTACAGGTCATTCGCGGCCAGCAGATGGTCCCATGATTCGAGAAACCGGCCTTCGGCGTCGAAAATCTGTACCCGCGCGTTCCCCCGGTCCACGATCAGGACCCGGCCGTCCTTGTCGACACGGACGCAGTGGGGCGTGTCGAACTGCCCCGCCTCGCTGCCGTGACCGCCCCAGGTACAAAGCAGTTCCCCGTCCGTCGTGAATCGGTGCGCGTAGTGCTGGCCGTAGCCGTCGGTCACGTACAGGTCGTCGTCCAGGCCGAGCACCGCCCAGGTGGGCGCATTGAAAGGCTGGCCCAGTTCGCCCGGCCTGCCGTATGTGCCGAGCATGGAGAGCAATTTGCCTTCGAGGGTGAAGGTCATGACCGTATGCAATTCTACTTCGGTAATGTAGATGATATCGTCTTCGCTGATCCAGATAGAGTGAGGCACCTTGAAGATGTCCTGGCCCCAGTCGTACAGGAACCGGCCGTCGCGGTCGTAGACGACGATGGCGGGACTGGGTTCCCGGTCTATGACGTGCACGCGGTCCCGCGAGTCAACGGCCATGGATGATACCACGCCGAGGTCCCGGCCGGCGGGTCCGCCTCCCCAGCCCTCGACAAGTTCGTAGGTGTAGTCTCCCGATCCGTATACCATGTTGAAATCTCCCGGGTTGAGCATGGACCTGAACCGCAAAACCGGTTTCAGGCCGGCTGCCGATCCGCTTGGAATCGCAAGATTTATGCCTTGTCGCTCGATTTCATACGATGCCCGCCCGGACCGTGAGGACGGGTTCCCAGCAGCCGCCGGGCCGTTCCACACCGTCCACGTCGCACAACGGCGGCGCGTCATCGTTCCAGCGCAGCACCGCCACGTCGCCGCAGGCGCCGGCGGACAGGGTGCCGGTCTCGCCCTTCAACCCCAGGACTTCCGCGGGACGGCTCGTCACCCGCAGGAAGGCGTCGCGCTCTGACATTCCGGCCGCGATCAGCTTGGACAGCGTCCGGGGCAGGTCGTGCTGCGGGTCGCTCCCAACGTGCCGGCTGTACTGGTCGGTGGATATGGTATCGGGCAGGAATCCGTCGGCGATGGCCGCCTCGGCGACCGGAAAGCTGAAGGACCGCATGCCGTGGCCGATATCGAAGAGGACGCCCCGTTCCCGGGCGTCTCGTACGCTGGGCCGGATCCTTC
Above is a genomic segment from Gemmatimonadota bacterium containing:
- a CDS encoding exo-alpha-sialidase, whose protein sequence is MSFRILDQGMIARQPSTGPDAVAACSRCVVTADGGLVCSFAVQEALGQNDFKQVIVRSEDGGGTWAKPVYLWPHLHDDFAHIGSISQAPDGTCFISGIRIPIDEPGESFWRDETQGIKQNAMFWASSADQGLTWTDPAPIVLPASGSAEAPGALTVTRDGTWICCYSPYNTFDPSVEVDRNQVVYLRSTDQGKSWTHGTMLRFDDAGSTAAEAWVVELADGRLLGACWHIAPHGKPDYPNAYALSHDGGLTWTPTRSTGTLGQSISLTALADGRALMVYNQRQHGDPGIRLAVARPTDDDFGVEADELVWKAEVRTQSDTSGDHDDWQDYSFGEPAVTVLPDGAFLVVFWLIQPDVRGIGYVKVR